In Colletotrichum lupini chromosome 6, complete sequence, a single window of DNA contains:
- a CDS encoding fungal specific transcription factor domain-containing protein, producing MFQSSEIIAIFREYDHRRTSSSPKVCAAVNIPSLMLEPPDSVTIGALLLMALFLSSTSRLSTSAMVLGVASQMMFLAGFHKISTTLAERAIHNHRLLSHAYILDQNLSLWLGKPPLLSSDIVRDVPKQEQYDGYGSIYLQDGTSFNCLKEQLLLAKIQSKAYEKLRSPASSSMSQELHAEISHQLLNELNLWRHNLPALTRPLLIPKDLDKKHVPWLSTIFCTFHQVENCIRSSIFSHVSFFDNVASRNQTPLVVSSCASATRKLVAVLNALDRSDLQRS from the exons ATGTTCCAGTCAAGCGAAATTATTGCAATCTTTCGCGAATATGATCACAGACGAACCTCATCTTCGCCAAAGGTTTGTGCCGCTGTCAACATT CCATCACTTATGTTAGAGCCGCCAGATTCGGTTACAATTGGCGCCTTACTTCTTATG GCCTTATTTCTTTCGTCTACGTCAAGGTTGTCAACATCAGCCATGGTACTAGGCGTTGCCTCTCAAATGATGTTTCTCGCCGGGTTCCACAAAATATCCACCACCTTGGCCGAAAGAGCAATCCACAATCATCGACTGCTCTCGCATGCTTATATACTTGACCAGAACCTCTCCTTATGGCTCGGGAAGCCACCGCTGTTATCTTCAGACATCGTGCGAGATGTTCCAAAGCAAGAACAATATGATGGCTATGGAAGTATTTATCTCCAAGACGGCACATCGTTTAATTGCCTCAAAGAACAGCTTCTTTTGGCTAAGATTCAAAGTAAAGCATACGAGAAGTTGCGCTCACCTGCCTCCTCGTCAATGTCACAAGAATTGCACGCTGAAATCAGCCATCAGCTTCTAAATGAGTTGAATTTGTGGAGACATAATCTGCCGGCACTCACCAGGCCACTTTTGATACCGAAAGACCTCGACAAGAAGCATGTGCCATGGCTGTCTACCATCTTCTGCACTTTTCACCAGGTTGAAAATTGCATTCGCTCATCAATCTTCTCACATGTTTCGTTCTTTGACAACGTAGCCTCCCGTAATCAGACACCGCTCGTTGTCTCAAGTTGCGCTTCCGCGACTAGAAAGTTGGTAGCAGTCTTGAATGCTCTTGACAGGAGTGATCTACAGAGATCGTAA